In the Natrinema sp. CBA1119 genome, GGGAACGACCCGAGCCCGGTGCAGTGCCGCTCGTCATCCTGCTCGCCGGACAGTGCTGGTGGTCGGCGTTCTTGCTCTTCGATATCGAGGCATCGACCCTCGGCGCGAAAGTCTTCTGGGCGGATCTCAGATGGATCGGCGTCGTCGCCATTCCGGTCGGCTGGCTGCTCTTCTCGCTGGAGTACACCGGTCGGGATCGGTACATCCAGCCGCGCTACGTTGCGCTCCTCTCGATCGTGCCGGTGCTCACCGTCGTCTTTGCACTGACTGACACCGGTTTGCTCTACGCGTCCTCGAGGGTGGTTCGCGAGGACGGTATGCTGTTGCTCAGCCGGACTCCCGGCCCCTGGTTCTGGATTATCACCGCCTACACGTACCTGCTGGGGCTGCTCGGTTCCGTTCCGCTCCTGGAACTGATCCGAGACGACTCGCTGCCGTTCAGGGGCCAAAGCGCCGCGCTTCTCATCGGCATTCTGGCACCGTGGGCGAGTAACGTTCTCTTTCTCGTCGGTGCTATCCCGGTCCCGGGCCTCGACCCGACGCCGGTCGCGTTTTCGATCTCCGGCGTCGCCTGTCTCGGCGCGCTCACGCGCTTCCAACTCCTGGGGAAGAGCCCGTCGCCGAACCCGCGTGCGCGTCGACTGCTCTTCGAGCGGATGCCGGACGGTGCCATCGTTACCGACGGCCACGACTACGTCGTCGAAATCAACGACGCCGGCGCTGACGTTCTGGGGACCGAACCCAGTCGCGTGCTCGGCAGGCCGCTTCAGGAGATCGCTCCCGACGACTCGCTGCTCCCGGCTGACGGATCGGTCGCGACGCGACGCTCGTTCAAGAGTCCGCACGACGGCCGGCTGTACGACGTGACGGCGACCGCTATTACCGACATCCACGACCGGACGATCGGCCACGTCATCACGTTCCACGATATCAGCGAACACGTTCGACAGCAACAGCGCCACGAAGTCCTGAACCGCGTCTTCCGGCACAACATCCGGACGGAAACGAACGTCATCAGCAGCTACGCCGAGTTACTCGCGGACGGGGACGATCAGGGCGCTGCCGACGAGATCACGGCGAGCGCCCGACGCATCGAAGAGCTGGGGGTCAAAGCCCGCGAAATCGTCGACGTCTTCGAACGAGGGCGGGACTCGATCGAAGCCGTCCCGCTCGAGTCGCTCCTCGCGGACGGAATCGCGACCGTCCGAGAGGAGTATCCGGACGCTCGCATCGACCGCGAACCGATCGCGGCCGATCTCTCCGTCGCCGGCGTCCTCGAGCCCGTGTTCGTCAACCTCATCGAAAACGGAATCGAGCACAACACCGGCCCGAACCCGTCCGTTCGAGTCGCGGTCGAATCGGACGGCAATCGGGTACGGATACGTATCGCGGATAACGGATCCGGGATCGACGACTACGAACGGTCTATCCTGGAGCGCGGAACGGAAACTCCGCTGGAACACGGTAGCGGTCTCGGGCTCTGGTTAGCCAAGTGGGGGGCCGAAATCGCCGGCGGTGAGGTGACGTTCGAGACGGACGATCCGACCGGTTCGATCGTTACCGTCGAAGTTCCAGTCGTGTCTCCGCCCGCCAGTCCGCCGGCCGAATCGGACGGAAATCCGTCGTAACGGCCGATGCGCTACTGATTCGAGAGCCGCGTCGTCTCGAGCGAGCCGGAATCGACCCACTCGAATCCCGACCGCTCGGTCGTCGCCGGCGCCTCGGGGACGTCGACGGGCGCACAGCTGTCGGCGAACTCGATGCGGGTCTCCTCGGACTCGACCGCGGGGAGCTCCGGCAGGAACTCGTCGTCCTCGAGTAGCCCCCGGACGGAGACGGCTCCGCCCGCGTCGAGCGCCGCGCCGAGCGCCCGGTAGCGGTCGTCGTCGGACTGGGGATCGAGCGCCGTCCCGAACGAGTCGTTGTCGATGCGCGCCGTCTTGCTGGTCCCCGAGAGCGTCCCGAATTCGTCCGCATTCGTCGCGTTTTCGTCGCTACTCGGTGTACTCTCCCCGTCGTCGAACACGGTCGTTTCCGACTCACAGTTCTCGGATCGCTTGTCGTCATCTTCCTGTCTCGAGACCGCGGGGGTGCCCCGAAGTTCGAAGCCGTCGATCTCGCTCGAGGGGGCCGACGCGGTCGATCGTTCCGACGCTTCCCTCGACGGGTGTGGGGATAACACGTCGCTCGAGACACGCTCGGACGCAGCCCCCGAGTCCGGCTCCGATCGCGCGGACGCTTCGGCCTCGTCGATGAGCGAGTCGACACTCGTCGTCGGATCGTGTGACTGGTCGGTGCCACGCTCGAGCGCCCACGGCGGCCAGGGACCGTCTCCGGCGGCGGGACCGTCGCCGTCGGCACCGAGACCGTCTCCGTCGGCACCGGAACCATCGCCGTCGAGTCCGGTCGCGTCGTCGGCCGCCGCATCGGGGACGTACGCCTCGAGTCCGTGGTCCGGACAGAGCGGTCGATCGACGGCCTCGATTCGCGGGCCGTAGCGATCTCGAAGCCGCTCGAGCGCACTCGTTTCGATCAGTGCGGCCCGCCAGCGGTCGACGCCCTCCGAGAGGAGGACGAACCGCGCGCCGGTTCCCGCGAGGACGCCGTCGTTGATCGTCCAGAGGACGGCGGGGAGGTTGTCGGTCCCCAGCGGCGTCTCGGGATACGTGACCGACGTCTCGCGGCGGCGGCCGCGGGGATCGGTGGCGGTGAGTTTCAGTCCGTCCTGCGTGTGTGAGATCGTGACCGACCAGCGGATCGACTCGAAAATCGCGGCGAGTTCGCCCTCGAGGTCGGCTTCCGAGTACCGAGCCGGGCAGGCCAGCCCGCGGTCGCTCCGCGTGATCGTCCGACGGAGCACCGTCCGCCGGTCGACGCCCGTCGAGAGCGTCTCGGCCAGCGCCGTCTCGAGGCTCTCGCCGTCGGACGAATCCGGTCCGAAATCCGCCGGCGTGACGCCGAACGCACCGAGCACGTCGGCGGGGACCAACAGGTCATCGTTCGACTCGCGGAAGGACCGGGCCATCGATAGTTTCGGGTTCCACGAACGGCCCTATATATCTTTGTCAGACGCTGAAAACGTATCATCACTTACGCCCGAAAAAACCTATCAGTTCAATCTCACCAGATCGCCAGCGCTCGTCAGTACCGTCCGGCGGATCGCCGCTCAGCGACGCCGCGGCGACTCGAGTTCGATGTCGGCCGCCTCGAGCAACTCTTCGACTTCCTCGCGTTTCTCTTGGTGTTCCTCGAGAAATTCACGCATGAGCTGGGCGGCCTGCTCCTTGCAGTCGCCACAGAGCCGTTCGCCGCCGACGCACTCGTCGTAGACGCGCTTGGCGAACTCGTCGTCGTCGCCGGCTAGCAGGTAGGCGTAGAGTTCGTAGACGGGACACTCGTCCGCTTTGCCGCCGAGTTCGCGCTGTTTCTCGGCCGTCTCACGGCCGCCGGTGGTTGCCGATTTCACCTTGTCGTAGCCGTCCTCGGGGTCGTCCAGCAGCGAGATGTGGCTCGCGGGAATCGAGGAGGACATCTTCCCGCCGGTCAGCCCGGTCATGAATCGGTGATAGATCGAGGACGGCGGCTGGAACCCGTAGCCGCCGTTGTCGACCTCGACCTGTCGGGCGAGTTCCTCGGCCTCGGCGCGATCGATCTCGAAGGCGTCGACGTGGCTCTCGTAGACCCGCTTTTCGCCGTCGACGGCGTCGATCAGCGCCTCGAAGGCGTCGTCGGTCGCCCGTCGGTCGAAAAATCGGGTCCGCGGCCGGATCGGTTCCATCCCCGCCTCGGTCAACTTCGTCAGGACCGAACTCAGCGTGTCCGCGCTGACCGAAAGTTCCGACAGCGGCGTCTCCTCGAGCGCCTCGGCGACGTGGACGCACCGAAGCGTATCGTCGTCGAAGTTGGCGGGCTCGAGTCGCTCGTAGAACTCGGCGACCAGTTCGCGCTCCTCGTCTTCGAGTTCGAAGCTGGCGTACGCTTCGGAGACTTTGAAGAAGCGCATCCGCTCTGCGAGATCCCGAGCCAGTCGGACGTGAGGATCCTGATCCGGACCGACGGGGATCACGGTCGGCTTGGGCTCCTCGAGTTGCGGGTAGAGGATGTCGGCCATCTGGGTGACGACCGACTGCATGTGCGAGACGTCGGTCTCGCCGTCGAAGCCGTAGATCGCCTGGAGCTCCGAGAAGTTGGCCTCCGCGCCGAGATCGAAGGCGAGATCCTGCACCTCGCGGTTAGTCGATTGGCGGTAGAGTTCCCCCTCCTCGGGGTCGAAGCCCAGCGCGAGCAGCGAGAGCAGATAATTCCGAGCGTGCTCGTCGATCTCGTCCCAGCTCATCCCGCGAGCCGAGTTGGCCTCGAGGTCGGCGATCAGGCCGTAGGCGTCGGCCCCCTGTTCTTGATGCCAGATGATCTCGTCGAAGACCAGTTTGTGGCCGATGTGCGGGTCCCCGGTGGGCATGAACCCCGAGAGGACGGCCGCGGGCTCGTCGTTCCGTAAGGCCTCGGCGACCGGTCGGTAATCCCGGTGGCCAAAGATGACCCCGCGTCGCATCAGGTAGTGCGGATTCGGCACCTGGTCGAGCAGTTCGTCGAACTCCTCGATGCCGAACTCCTCGAACAGCTTCCGGTAGTCGGAGACGCTCGAGGATCCCCAGGGGTCCAGCGCGACGTCGTCCGCTCCGGCGGCTCCGCCGTCGGAGCGGAGCTCCGACGAGGATCGCGATCCAGGGGATCGCTCACCCCCATCGGGTAACGGCTCCCCGGTCGTCGGTTCCCCTGGCTCGGACTCCTCGAGCGGGTCGTCTCCGGTCATTACGTGCGTTTTGGCTCGGCAGCGCGCAAAAACCTTCGGCTTCGCCGTCACCGAAATCTTCGATCGGCGAGAGTGAAGTGGATGCGCGTCGAACGTCTACTGACGATGCAGATTGACGTATTCGGGCGTGAGCGGGAGATCGACGAGTCGCGGATTACTGCGGAGCCGGAACTGATCCGCGAACAGCTGCGGGAGTACGAGGCCGGCGATCGGGGGACGTTCGACCTCGAGGTCGAGTTCCCCGACGGCTTTACGGGACGCGTTATGCGAGCGATGATGGCCATTCCGGCCGGCGAAACGCGAACGTACGGCGCGCTCGCGGACGACCTCGAGAGCGCACCGATCGCGGTCGGGCAGGCCTGCGGCCGCAATCCGATCCCCGTGATCGTTCCCTGTCATCGGATCGTCGGCGTGGACTCGCTCGTCGGCTACGGCGGGGGACTCGAGCTGAAACGGGAGTTGCTCGAGCACGAGGGGGCAGCGCTTCCGGGCGAGCCGTAGACATTCGCCGCTCGCCGTTGCCGTGTCAACGGGCGAGAGCCGCCGCGCGGCTGAATTGGTATATAGTAGCCACTGAAACGAGTCACACGCTGATCGCATCGCTGTCATGTGATCAGGTGTACAGTAACTTTCAGTGGCTACTATAGTCCATCCGCCCGACGGGTCGATCATGCCCGATTTCCCCATCCTCACTGACGGTGATGTCTACTCCGAGTTCGACTATGAGCAAGTCGTCGACGCCATGCGCGACGCGTTCGCGGAACGCGCTGCAGGAACGCTCGAGGCCCCGCCGCGCTGGCGCGTCGACGCCGGCGGGGGCGAGTTGGTGTTCACCGCCGGCTCCGCGACCGGGCCGGCGAACCTGACCGGATTCAGGGTCTACGAGACCCACCCCGGTACCGGCGACGAGCACACGGAACTGGTGGCCGTCTTCGATGCAACCACCGGCGCGTTCGCTGGCCTGTTCGTC is a window encoding:
- a CDS encoding tryptophan--tRNA ligase, yielding MTGDDPLEESEPGEPTTGEPLPDGGERSPGSRSSSELRSDGGAAGADDVALDPWGSSSVSDYRKLFEEFGIEEFDELLDQVPNPHYLMRRGVIFGHRDYRPVAEALRNDEPAAVLSGFMPTGDPHIGHKLVFDEIIWHQEQGADAYGLIADLEANSARGMSWDEIDEHARNYLLSLLALGFDPEEGELYRQSTNREVQDLAFDLGAEANFSELQAIYGFDGETDVSHMQSVVTQMADILYPQLEEPKPTVIPVGPDQDPHVRLARDLAERMRFFKVSEAYASFELEDEERELVAEFYERLEPANFDDDTLRCVHVAEALEETPLSELSVSADTLSSVLTKLTEAGMEPIRPRTRFFDRRATDDAFEALIDAVDGEKRVYESHVDAFEIDRAEAEELARQVEVDNGGYGFQPPSSIYHRFMTGLTGGKMSSSIPASHISLLDDPEDGYDKVKSATTGGRETAEKQRELGGKADECPVYELYAYLLAGDDDEFAKRVYDECVGGERLCGDCKEQAAQLMREFLEEHQEKREEVEELLEAADIELESPRRR
- a CDS encoding histidine kinase N-terminal 7TM domain-containing protein, which gives rise to MSTILLATIAIGTAAALLAWRERPEPGAVPLVILLAGQCWWSAFLLFDIEASTLGAKVFWADLRWIGVVAIPVGWLLFSLEYTGRDRYIQPRYVALLSIVPVLTVVFALTDTGLLYASSRVVREDGMLLLSRTPGPWFWIITAYTYLLGLLGSVPLLELIRDDSLPFRGQSAALLIGILAPWASNVLFLVGAIPVPGLDPTPVAFSISGVACLGALTRFQLLGKSPSPNPRARRLLFERMPDGAIVTDGHDYVVEINDAGADVLGTEPSRVLGRPLQEIAPDDSLLPADGSVATRRSFKSPHDGRLYDVTATAITDIHDRTIGHVITFHDISEHVRQQQRHEVLNRVFRHNIRTETNVISSYAELLADGDDQGAADEITASARRIEELGVKAREIVDVFERGRDSIEAVPLESLLADGIATVREEYPDARIDREPIAADLSVAGVLEPVFVNLIENGIEHNTGPNPSVRVAVESDGNRVRIRIADNGSGIDDYERSILERGTETPLEHGSGLGLWLAKWGAEIAGGEVTFETDDPTGSIVTVEVPVVSPPASPPAESDGNPS
- a CDS encoding methylated-DNA--[protein]-cysteine S-methyltransferase; translation: MQIDVFGREREIDESRITAEPELIREQLREYEAGDRGTFDLEVEFPDGFTGRVMRAMMAIPAGETRTYGALADDLESAPIAVGQACGRNPIPVIVPCHRIVGVDSLVGYGGGLELKRELLEHEGAALPGEP